The following proteins are co-located in the Siansivirga zeaxanthinifaciens CC-SAMT-1 genome:
- the rplJ gene encoding 50S ribosomal protein L10, with protein MTRQEKSQVIEELTAELATNANIYLADISGLNAATTSDLRRACYKANIKLAVVKNTLLAKAMEVSERDFGNLPTVLKGNTSVMYSETGNAPAKLIKTFRKKSEKPLLKGALIEESVYIGDNQLDMLVDIKSKEELLGDIIGLLQSPAKNVVSALKSSGGKLAGILKTLSEKEG; from the coding sequence ATGACAAGACAAGAAAAATCACAAGTAATTGAGGAATTAACTGCAGAATTAGCCACAAATGCTAATATTTATTTAGCGGATATATCAGGATTGAATGCAGCTACGACTTCAGATTTACGTCGTGCTTGTTACAAAGCAAACATTAAATTAGCAGTTGTTAAGAATACTTTATTAGCTAAAGCAATGGAAGTTTCTGAAAGAGATTTTGGAAATTTACCAACAGTTTTAAAAGGAAATACATCTGTGATGTATTCTGAAACTGGAAATGCACCAGCAAAGTTGATTAAAACATTCCGTAAAAAATCTGAAAAACCTTTATTAAAAGGTGCTCTCATTGAGGAATCAGTTTACATCGGCGATAACCAATTAGACATGTTAGTTGATATCAAGTCTAAAGAAGAGTTATTAGGAGATATTATTGGATTATTACAATCTCCTGCTAAAAACGTTGTTTCAGCACTTAAATCAAGTGGTGGAAAAC
- the rplA gene encoding 50S ribosomal protein L1, producing the protein MARLTKKQKEALAKIEKGRVYSLSEATALVKEITNTKFDASVDIAVRLGVDPRKANQMVRGVVSLPHGTGKDMKVLALVTPDKEAEAKEAGADYVGLDEYLDKIKNGWTDVDVIITMPSVMGKLGPLGRVLGPRGLMPNPKTGTVTMDVAKAVAEVKAGKIDFKVDKTGIVHAAIGKASFTADKLAENANELIQTLIKLKPTTAKGVYVKSIFLSSTMSPSVAVDSKVN; encoded by the coding sequence ATGGCAAGATTAACAAAAAAGCAAAAGGAAGCTTTAGCAAAAATAGAAAAAGGAAGAGTTTATTCTCTTAGTGAAGCAACAGCATTAGTAAAAGAAATTACTAATACAAAGTTTGATGCTTCAGTTGATATCGCTGTACGTTTAGGAGTAGATCCTCGTAAAGCAAACCAGATGGTTAGAGGGGTGGTTTCATTACCTCACGGTACTGGTAAAGACATGAAAGTATTAGCATTAGTAACACCAGATAAAGAGGCAGAAGCTAAAGAAGCTGGCGCTGATTATGTAGGTTTAGATGAATATCTAGACAAAATCAAAAATGGTTGGACTGATGTTGATGTTATTATCACTATGCCTAGTGTTATGGGTAAATTAGGTCCATTAGGTCGTGTATTAGGTCCTCGTGGTTTAATGCCTAACCCTAAAACAGGTACAGTTACTATGGATGTAGCTAAAGCTGTAGCAGAAGTAAAAGCTGGTAAAATTGACTTTAAAGTTGATAAAACTGGTATCGTACATGCTGCCATAGGTAAAGCGTCTTTTACTGCTGATAAATTAGCAGAAAATGCAAATGAATTAATTCAAACATTAATAAAACTTAAGCCAACAACTGCAAAAGGTGTTTATGTAAAAAGTATATTCCTTTCTAGTACAATGAGTCCTAGTGTTGCTGTTGATTCTAAGGTTAATTAA
- the rplK gene encoding 50S ribosomal protein L11 → MAKELSKVVKLQVRGGAANPSPPVGPALGAAGVNIMEFCKQFNARTQDKPGKVLPVVISVYKDKSFDFVIKTPPAAVQLLEAAKLKSGSGEPNRKKVAKVSWEQIKTIAEDKMVDLNAFTIEAAMSMIAGTARSMGITVTGNAPK, encoded by the coding sequence ATGGCAAAAGAATTAAGTAAAGTAGTTAAGTTACAAGTTCGGGGAGGTGCTGCGAATCCGTCGCCACCGGTTGGACCCGCTTTAGGTGCTGCTGGAGTTAACATCATGGAGTTCTGTAAGCAATTTAATGCTAGAACACAAGATAAGCCTGGTAAAGTTTTACCAGTTGTTATCTCTGTTTACAAAGACAAATCATTTGATTTTGTAATCAAGACTCCTCCAGCTGCAGTACAATTATTAGAAGCGGCCAAGTTAAAAAGTGGTTCAGGAGAACCAAACCGAAAAAAAGTAGCTAAAGTTTCATGGGAACAGATTAAAACGATAGCAGAAGACAAAATGGTAGATTTAAATGCATTTACTATTGAAGCTGCTATGAGTATGATAGCTGGTACCGCAAGGTCTATGGGTATAACCGTAACCGGAAACGCACCTAAGTAA
- the nusG gene encoding transcription termination/antitermination protein NusG, producing MSEVSEKKWYVVRAVSGQENKIKTYIENEIARLGLQDYVDQVLVPTEKVVQIRNGKKIQKEKVFFPGYIMIQANLTGEVPHIIRSVTNVIGFLGETKGGDPVPLRMSEVNRMLGKVDELTVEENTNVAIPFTKGETVKVIDGPFNGFDGTIEKINEEKRKLEVMVKIFGRKTPLELSYMQVEKV from the coding sequence ATGTCTGAAGTAAGCGAAAAAAAGTGGTATGTAGTAAGGGCTGTTAGTGGTCAAGAAAATAAGATTAAGACTTATATCGAGAATGAAATTGCTCGTTTAGGTCTTCAAGATTATGTTGATCAAGTACTTGTTCCTACAGAGAAAGTTGTTCAGATACGAAATGGTAAAAAAATCCAGAAAGAGAAAGTTTTTTTTCCGGGTTATATCATGATTCAGGCAAATTTAACTGGTGAAGTTCCTCACATAATTAGATCTGTTACTAATGTAATTGGTTTTCTAGGAGAAACTAAAGGAGGCGATCCTGTGCCATTAAGAATGTCTGAGGTTAACAGAATGTTAGGTAAAGTAGATGAGTTAACTGTAGAAGAAAATACCAATGTTGCTATTCCTTTTACAAAAGGTGAGACAGTTAAAGTAATCGATGGTCCTTTCAATGGTTTCGACGGAACTATCGAGAAAATAAATGAAGAAAAGCGTAAGCTTGAAGTAATGGTTAAGATATTTGGAAGAAAGACACCATTAGAGTTAAGCTATATGCAAGTTGAAAAAGTATAA
- the secE gene encoding preprotein translocase subunit SecE: MAGFVNYVKESFGELKNNVSWPTWAEAQSLTILVAVFSIVFSLAIWGVDTVFSKVIAFYFQSIS; encoded by the coding sequence ATGGCTGGATTTGTAAATTACGTAAAAGAATCATTTGGAGAACTTAAAAACAACGTAAGTTGGCCAACATGGGCAGAAGCACAAAGCTTAACAATTTTAGTTGCTGTATTTTCAATTGTATTTTCCCTAGCTATCTGGGGTGTAGATACCGTATTCAGCAAAGTTATTGCATTTTACTTTCAATCGATTAGTTAA
- the tuf gene encoding elongation factor Tu: MAKATFDRSKPHLNIGTIGHVDHGKTTLTAAITKVLADAGLSEAKSFDQIDNAPEEKERGITINTSHVEYSTANRHYAHVDCPGHADYVKNMVTGAAQMDGAILVVAATDGPMPQTREHILLGRQVGIPRIVVFMNKVDMVDDEELLELVDMEIRDLLSFYEYDGDNGPVIAGSALGALNGEQKWVDTVLELMEACDNWIEEPLREVDKPFLMPIEDVFSITGRGTVATGRIETGIAKTGDPVEIIGMGAEKLTSTITGIEMFRQILDRGEAGDNAGILLRGIEKTQISRGMVIVKPGSVTPHAKFKAEVYILKKEEGGRHTPFHNNYRPQFYVRTTDVTGNIALPDGVEMVMPGDNLTITVELIQKIAMNVGLRFAIREGGRTVGAGQVTEILD; the protein is encoded by the coding sequence ATGGCAAAGGCAACTTTCGATCGTTCAAAACCACACTTAAATATTGGTACAATTGGACACGTAGATCACGGTAAAACAACTTTAACTGCTGCTATTACTAAAGTATTAGCTGATGCAGGTTTATCAGAAGCAAAATCTTTCGATCAGATTGATAACGCTCCAGAAGAAAAAGAAAGAGGTATTACAATTAATACATCTCACGTAGAATATTCAACAGCTAACCGTCACTATGCTCACGTTGACTGTCCAGGTCACGCGGATTACGTAAAGAACATGGTAACTGGTGCTGCTCAAATGGATGGTGCTATCTTAGTTGTTGCTGCAACTGATGGTCCAATGCCACAAACTCGTGAGCACATCTTATTAGGTCGTCAAGTAGGTATTCCTCGTATCGTTGTATTCATGAATAAAGTGGATATGGTTGATGATGAAGAATTACTTGAATTAGTAGATATGGAGATTAGAGATTTATTATCTTTCTATGAGTACGATGGAGATAATGGACCTGTAATTGCTGGTTCTGCTTTAGGTGCACTTAATGGTGAGCAAAAATGGGTTGATACCGTTTTAGAATTAATGGAAGCTTGTGATAACTGGATTGAAGAGCCTTTAAGAGAAGTTGATAAACCTTTCTTAATGCCAATCGAAGACGTATTCTCTATTACTGGTCGTGGTACTGTTGCTACTGGTCGTATTGAAACTGGTATCGCTAAAACTGGTGATCCTGTAGAGATAATTGGTATGGGTGCTGAGAAATTAACATCTACTATTACTGGTATCGAAATGTTCCGTCAAATCCTTGATAGAGGTGAGGCTGGAGATAACGCTGGTATCCTATTAAGAGGTATTGAGAAAACTCAAATCTCTAGAGGTATGGTTATCGTTAAACCAGGATCTGTAACTCCACACGCTAAATTCAAAGCTGAGGTTTATATCCTTAAGAAAGAAGAAGGTGGTCGTCACACGCCATTCCACAACAATTACCGTCCACAGTTCTACGTACGTACAACTGACGTAACTGGTAACATCGCTTTACCTGATGGTGTAGAGATGGTTATGCCAGGTGACAACTTAACTATTACTGTTGAGCTTATCCAAAAAATTGCAATGAACGTAGGTTTACGTTTCGCAATCCGTGAGGGTGGTAGAACAGTAGGTGCAGGACAGGTAACTGAAATTTTAGACTAA
- the hpf gene encoding ribosome hibernation-promoting factor, HPF/YfiA family, producing MKVNTQSVNFSADKKLISFIQKRMDKLELFYDKVIKSDVFLKVENTSDKENKIFEAKLSVPGDSLVVKKQCKTFEEGVDVAVASLERHLKRRKEKLRAHL from the coding sequence ATGAAAGTAAACACGCAATCCGTTAATTTTAGTGCAGACAAAAAATTAATAAGTTTTATTCAAAAGCGTATGGATAAATTAGAATTGTTTTACGACAAGGTCATTAAGTCAGATGTATTTTTAAAAGTTGAAAATACCAGTGATAAAGAAAATAAAATTTTTGAAGCAAAGCTTAGCGTACCTGGAGATAGTTTGGTTGTAAAAAAGCAATGCAAAACCTTTGAAGAAGGCGTAGATGTAGCTGTTGCCTCATTAGAAAGACATTTAAAGAGAAGAAAGGAAAAATTAAGAGCACATTTATAA